In Melanotaenia boesemani isolate fMelBoe1 chromosome 16, fMelBoe1.pri, whole genome shotgun sequence, the following proteins share a genomic window:
- the LOC121655172 gene encoding peroxisomal N(1)-acetyl-spermine/spermidine oxidase-like isoform X3: MDRNLNAKIVIVGCGISGIAAAQRLVKAGFHHVRILEATSRSGGRVKTGRLGPEALTPENQAIDVDEYPPWVPNWFSSSGQRLSAESMSPALELFHEVLDNTWQFRKQKERSGASVGHYIRSKAPKRALKKWKDKDEPTKKLLLSGISTMLKVECCASATHTMDDIDLVGYSMYKSIKGVDCTFPSGYDGLISHLMSELPPDLVTYNRPVRCVHWNGTEGGVNPVTVECDDGERIAADHVILTVPLGYLKKHHSTLFSPPLPTHKLDSIHQLGFGTCDKIYVEFESPWWDADCEVIYLVWKDEENISDQVSDKIQSWTRKIPAFTVIKPSEKGSHVLCGWIAGLEAEYMETLPEEEIRRSITELIHTFTGDRTITPKRILCTRWFNDPWTCGSYCHPALRCSAKDLQNMKEPLPVKGKSSQPLQVLFAGEATHPCYYSTVHGALQTGWREADRLISHHSSGSLLNQSGQKVKV; encoded by the exons ATGGACAGGAACTTAAACGCAAAGATAGTTATAGTAGGATGCGGTATATCAGGAATAGCAGCGGCACAGAGGCTCGTCAAAGCCGGGTTTCATCATGTGAGAATACTTGAGGCGACTTCCAGGAGCGGAGGACGGGTCAAAACAGGCAGACTCG GTCCAGAGGCCCTTACCCCAGAAAACCAAGCCATTGATGTTGATGAATATCCTCCCTGGGTCCCTAACTGGTTCAGCAGTTCAG GTCAGAGGCTGAGTGCTGAATCCATGAGTCCAGCTTTAGAGTTGTTTCATGAGGTTCTGGATAATACTTGGCagttcaggaagcagaaagaaCGATCAGGAGCCAGTGTTGGCCACTACATCCGATCAAAG gCACCGAAACGAGCATTAAAGAAGTGGAAAGATAAAGATGAGCCCACcaaaaagctgctgctgtctggcATCAGTACCATGTTGAAGGTGGAGTGCTGCGCCAGTGCAACTCACACCATGGATGATATAGATTTGGTTGGATATTCTATGTACAAGAGTATCAAGGGAGTGGACTGCACATTCCCAAG TGGGTATGATGGCTTGATCAGCCACTTGATGTCAGAGCTCCCCCCTGACTTGGTGACCTACAATCGACCTGTTCGCTGTGTCCACTGGAACGGCACAGAGGGCGGAGTAAATCCTGTAACTGTGGAGTGCGACGATGGGGagaggattgctgctgatcacgTTATTCTTACAGTGCCTCTGG gatACCTCAAGAAGCACCACTCAACCCtgttctctcctcctctcccaaCCCACAAGCTGGACTCTATTCACCAACTAGGATTTGGTACATGTGATAAAATATATGTTGAGTTTGAATCACCGTGGTGGGATGCTGACTGTGAGGTCATCTACTTGGTGTGGAAAGATGAG GAAAATATTTCAGACCAAGTGTCGGATAAAATCCAATCCTGGACTAGGAAGATACCAGCATTCACTGTGATCAAACCCTCTGAAAA GGGTAGCCATGTTCTCTGCGGCTGGATCGCTGGCCTTGAGGCGGAGTACATGGAGACACTTCCTGAGGAGGAAATCAGGCGTTCCATCACAGAGctcattcacacattcacag gaGACCGTACCATCACACCAAAGAGAATCCTGTGTACACGGTGGTTTAATGATCCCTGGACGTGTGGATCCTACTGCCACCCAGCTTTACGTTGTTCAGCAAAGGATCTTCAGAACATGAAGGAGCCCTTGCCTGTGAAGGGAAAGTCGTCACAG CCTCTGCAGGTGTTGTTTGCTGGAGAGGCAACTCATCCTTGCTACTACTCCACCGTCCACGGAGCACTTCAGACTGGGTGGAGAGAAGCTGACAGACTCATCTCTCACCACTCTTCTGGCAGTCTATTAAACCAGTCAGGCCAGAAAGTTAAAGTATAG
- the LOC121655172 gene encoding peroxisomal N(1)-acetyl-spermine/spermidine oxidase-like isoform X2 codes for MDRNLNAKIVIVGCGISGIAAAQRLVKAGFHHVRILEATSRSGGRVKTGRLGNIITEIGATYLHGPSEKNPVFCLARDYGLLGPEALTPENQAIDVDEYPPWVPNWFSSSGQRLSAESMSPALELFHEVLDNTWQFRKQKERSGASVGHYIRSKAPKRALKKWKDKDEPTKKLLLSGISTMLKVECCASATHTMDDIDLVGYSMYKSIKGVDCTFPSGYDGLISHLMSELPPDLVTYNRPVRCVHWNGTEGGVNPVTVECDDGERIAADHVILTVPLGYLKKHHSTLFSPPLPTHKLDSIHQLGFGTCDKIYVEFESPWWDADCEVIYLVWKDEENISDQVSDKIQSWTRKIPAFTVIKPSEKGSHVLCGWIAGLEAEYMETLPEEEIRRSITELIHTFTGDRTITPKRILCTRWFNDPWTCGSYCHPALRCSAKDLQNMKEPLPVKGKSSQPLQVLFAGEATHPCYYSTVHGALQTGWREADRLISHHSSGSLLNQSGQKVKV; via the exons ATGGACAGGAACTTAAACGCAAAGATAGTTATAGTAGGATGCGGTATATCAGGAATAGCAGCGGCACAGAGGCTCGTCAAAGCCGGGTTTCATCATGTGAGAATACTTGAGGCGACTTCCAGGAGCGGAGGACGGGTCAAAACAGGCAGACTCG GTAATATTATTACCGAAATAGGTGCAACTTATCTTCATGGTCCATCTGAGAAAAACCCTGTGTTTTGTCTGGCTCGTGACTATGGCCTACTAGGTCCAGAGGCCCTTACCCCAGAAAACCAAGCCATTGATGTTGATGAATATCCTCCCTGGGTCCCTAACTGGTTCAGCAGTTCAG GTCAGAGGCTGAGTGCTGAATCCATGAGTCCAGCTTTAGAGTTGTTTCATGAGGTTCTGGATAATACTTGGCagttcaggaagcagaaagaaCGATCAGGAGCCAGTGTTGGCCACTACATCCGATCAAAG gCACCGAAACGAGCATTAAAGAAGTGGAAAGATAAAGATGAGCCCACcaaaaagctgctgctgtctggcATCAGTACCATGTTGAAGGTGGAGTGCTGCGCCAGTGCAACTCACACCATGGATGATATAGATTTGGTTGGATATTCTATGTACAAGAGTATCAAGGGAGTGGACTGCACATTCCCAAG TGGGTATGATGGCTTGATCAGCCACTTGATGTCAGAGCTCCCCCCTGACTTGGTGACCTACAATCGACCTGTTCGCTGTGTCCACTGGAACGGCACAGAGGGCGGAGTAAATCCTGTAACTGTGGAGTGCGACGATGGGGagaggattgctgctgatcacgTTATTCTTACAGTGCCTCTGG gatACCTCAAGAAGCACCACTCAACCCtgttctctcctcctctcccaaCCCACAAGCTGGACTCTATTCACCAACTAGGATTTGGTACATGTGATAAAATATATGTTGAGTTTGAATCACCGTGGTGGGATGCTGACTGTGAGGTCATCTACTTGGTGTGGAAAGATGAG GAAAATATTTCAGACCAAGTGTCGGATAAAATCCAATCCTGGACTAGGAAGATACCAGCATTCACTGTGATCAAACCCTCTGAAAA GGGTAGCCATGTTCTCTGCGGCTGGATCGCTGGCCTTGAGGCGGAGTACATGGAGACACTTCCTGAGGAGGAAATCAGGCGTTCCATCACAGAGctcattcacacattcacag gaGACCGTACCATCACACCAAAGAGAATCCTGTGTACACGGTGGTTTAATGATCCCTGGACGTGTGGATCCTACTGCCACCCAGCTTTACGTTGTTCAGCAAAGGATCTTCAGAACATGAAGGAGCCCTTGCCTGTGAAGGGAAAGTCGTCACAG CCTCTGCAGGTGTTGTTTGCTGGAGAGGCAACTCATCCTTGCTACTACTCCACCGTCCACGGAGCACTTCAGACTGGGTGGAGAGAAGCTGACAGACTCATCTCTCACCACTCTTCTGGCAGTCTATTAAACCAGTCAGGCCAGAAAGTTAAAGTATAG
- the mtg1 gene encoding mitochondrial ribosome-associated GTPase 1 yields the protein MRLCEALRNVDKFRTVFDFGGREVAHWFPGHMAKGLKQMKANLKNVDCIIEIHDARIPFSGRNPVFQDTLNVKPHLLILNKMDLTDLSNKQRILKKLEKDGIKNVLFTDCLKQRDDNIKKLVPMVLEIVANKPRFNREENTDYSLMVIGVPNVGKSSLINSLRRTNLKKGRASRVGGEPGITKAVLTKIQVCEKPMMYLLDTPGVLPPKIESVETGMKLALCGTILDHLVGEDIIADYLLYSLNRLEKFSYVTKYDLQEPSDDIQHVLKRIAVKLGKTQRVKAITGVGNITVTIPNYTAAAYDFIRAFRKGELGQVMLD from the exons ATGAGGTTGTGCGAGGCGCTACGTAATGTTGACAAATTCAGGACCGTGTTTGACTTTGGAGGACGGGAAGTGGCTCACTGGTTCCCCGGACATATGGCTAAAG GACTCAAGCAGATGAAAGCCAACCTGAAGAATGTGGACTGCATTATAGAAATCCATGATGCCAGA ATCCCCTTCTCTGGAAGAAACCCTGTGTTTCAGGACACACTGAATGTGAAACCACATCTGCTTATTCTCAACAAGATGGACCTCACTGATCTGTCTAACAAGCAG AGAATCTTGAAGAAACTAGAAAAAGATGGTATAAAGAATGTTCTCTTCACAGATTGCTTAAAGCAAAGAGATGACAACATCAAAAAA TTGGTGCCAATGGTGCTGGAAATTGTTGCAAACAAACCACGTTTTAACAGAGAAGAG AATACAGATTACAGTCTGATGGTGATTGGAGTGCCCAATGTGGGGAAGTCATCCCTTATTAACTCACTGCGGAGAACAAACTTGAAAAAAG GTCGTGCGTCGAGAGTGGGTGGGGAACCAGGAATAACTAAAGCTGTCCTGACTAAGATTCAA GTGTGTGAAAAACCCATGATgtacctgctggacacaccagGAGTATTGCCTCCTAAGATTGAGAGCGTAGAAACGGGCATGAAGCTGGCTTTATGTG GAACTATACTTGACCATTTAGTGGGAGAAGATATTATTGCTGACTACTTACTTTATTCTTTGAACAGGCTAGAGAAGTTCAG tTATGTGACAAAATATGATCTACAAGAGCCTAGTGATGACATCCAGCATGTTCTCAAACGCATTGCTGTAAAACTTGGAAAAACTCAACGGGTCAAAGCCATCACTGGAGTGG GAAACATCACTGTCACCATCCCAAACTACACAGCAGCGGCTTACGACTTCATAAGAGCATTCAGGAAAGGAGAGCTGGGACAAGTAATGCTGGACTGA
- the LOC121655174 gene encoding peroxisomal N(1)-acetyl-spermine/spermidine oxidase-like, which translates to MDTNLNAKIVIVGCGISGIAAAQRLVKAGFHHVRILEATSRSGGRVKTGRLGNNLVEIGANWIHGPSEENPVFCLARQYGLLEPEALTPESQAMDIGGHPPWIPSVFSSSGRKLSTEDISPALGMVVELLSESSEFQNQNGEPCASVGDFMRTEVKKRAADKWKDMDAATRSLQLCVISNMLKLECCVNGAHSMDEVGLGAFGQYKTLPGLDCTFPGGYEGLIKKLMLELPDGLVTYNQPVRCVHWHNAKKGDTSVLVECDDGERIIADHIIVTFPLGYLKKHHSTLFHPPLPLHKLHSIQRLGFGTNNKIFVEFNAPWWDADCEVIHLVWEDEDEMVDQVPDIQRSWIKKLFGFTVLKPTERYGHVLCGWIAGHESEYMETLSEQEVTQAITQLICRFTGNPTISPRRVLRSQWFHDPWTCGSYTHLGRGCSEQDLDNMMEPLPPKGSQSQPLQVLFAGEATHPCYFSTVHGALLTGWREADRLISHYSSVHPSKLSKSKL; encoded by the exons ATGGACACGAACTTAAACGCAAAGATAGTTATAGTAGGATGCGGTATATCAGGAATAGCAGCGGCACAGAGGCTCGTCAAAGCCGGGTTTCATCATGTGAGAATACTTGAGGCGACTTCCAGGAGCGGAGGACGGGTCAAAACAGGCAGACTCG GTAATAATCTTGTTGAGATTGGGGCAAACTGGATCCATGGACCTTCTGAGGAGAACCCGGTGTTCTGCCTGGCTCGTCAGTATGGGCTTCTAGAGCCAGAGGCCCTCACCCCAGAAAGCCAGGCCATGGACATTGGAGGACATCCTCCCTGGATTCCCAGTGTCTTCAGCAGTTCAG GTCGGAAGCTGAGCACTGAGGACATAAGTCCGGCTTTGGGAATGGTTGTAGAGCTGCTGAGTGAAAGTTCAGAATTTCAGAATCAAAATGGAGAACCGTGTGCAAGTGTGGGTGATTTCATGCGTACAGAG GTGAAAAAACGAGCAGCAGACAAATGGAAAGATATGGATGCTGCCACCAGATCTCTGCAACTGTGTGTGATTAGTAACATGTTAAAGTTGGAGTGCTGTGTTAATGGCGCCCACAGCATGGATGAGGTGGGCCTGGGGGCTTTTGGTCAATACAAGACTCTGCCTGGACTGGACTGCACATTTCCAGG tgGCTATGAAGGTCTGATCAAAAAGTTGATGTTAGAGCTCCCTGACGGTTTAGTGACCTACAATCAGCCTGTTCGATGTGTACACTGGCACAACGCAAAGAAGGGAGACACTTCTGTGTTGGTTGAGTGTGATGATGGGGAAAGGATCATTGCTGATCACATTATCGTCACATTTCCTTTGG gATACCTAAAGAAGCACCATTCAACCCTGTTccatcctcctctccctctgcacAAGCTGCACTCCATCCAGAGGCTGGGTTTTGGAACAAACAATAAGATATTTGTAGAATTTAATGCACCTTGGTGGGATGCTGACTGTGAGGTCATTCATctggtgtgggaggatgag GATGAAATGGTGGATCAGGTGCCAGACATACAGAGATCCTGGATAAAGAAGTTATTTGGCTTTACTGTTCTTAAACCCACTGAAAG GTATGGTCATGTTCTGTGTGGCTGGATAGCAGGGCATGAGTCAGAGTATATGGAAACACTGTCTGAACAGGAGGTCACACAAGCCATCACACAACTTATTTGCAGGTTTACAG GGAACCCTACCATCTCCCCTCGGAGAGTCCTGCGCTCCCAGTGGTTTCATGACCCCTGGACATGCGGGTCCTACACCCACCTAGGAAGAGGCTGCTCAGAGCAGGACCTGGACAACATGATGGAACCACTGCCACCAAAGGGATCACAATCACAA CCACTGCAGGTGTTATTTGCTGGAGAGGCAACTCATCCCTGCTACTTCTCGACAGTCCATGGAGCGCTTCTCACTGGTTGGAGAGAAGCTGACAGACTAATTTCTCACTACtcttctgtccatccatccaagctTTCCAAGTCAAAGCTTTAA
- the LOC121655172 gene encoding peroxisomal N(1)-acetyl-spermine/spermidine oxidase-like isoform X1, translated as MSLDAAMAQSVNANVVVVGCGISGVAAAHRLVKAGFNNVRILEATSRSGGRIKTGKLGNIITEIGATYLHGPSEKNPVFCLARDYGLLGPEALTPENQAIDVDEYPPWVPNWFSSSGQRLSAESMSPALELFHEVLDNTWQFRKQKERSGASVGHYIRSKAPKRALKKWKDKDEPTKKLLLSGISTMLKVECCASATHTMDDIDLVGYSMYKSIKGVDCTFPSGYDGLISHLMSELPPDLVTYNRPVRCVHWNGTEGGVNPVTVECDDGERIAADHVILTVPLGYLKKHHSTLFSPPLPTHKLDSIHQLGFGTCDKIYVEFESPWWDADCEVIYLVWKDEENISDQVSDKIQSWTRKIPAFTVIKPSEKGSHVLCGWIAGLEAEYMETLPEEEIRRSITELIHTFTGDRTITPKRILCTRWFNDPWTCGSYCHPALRCSAKDLQNMKEPLPVKGKSSQPLQVLFAGEATHPCYYSTVHGALQTGWREADRLISHHSSGSLLNQSGQKVKV; from the exons ATGTCATTAGATGCAGCTATGGCTCAAAGTGTGAACGCAAACGTAGTTGTAGTCGGTTGCGGGATATCAGGTGTAGCAGCGGCGCACAGGCTCGTTAAAGCTGGATTTAATAATGTACGTATACTTGAAGCTACTTCAAGAAGCGGAGGACGTATCAAGACAGGCAAACTTG GTAATATTATTACCGAAATAGGTGCAACTTATCTTCATGGTCCATCTGAGAAAAACCCTGTGTTTTGTCTGGCTCGTGACTATGGCCTACTAGGTCCAGAGGCCCTTACCCCAGAAAACCAAGCCATTGATGTTGATGAATATCCTCCCTGGGTCCCTAACTGGTTCAGCAGTTCAG GTCAGAGGCTGAGTGCTGAATCCATGAGTCCAGCTTTAGAGTTGTTTCATGAGGTTCTGGATAATACTTGGCagttcaggaagcagaaagaaCGATCAGGAGCCAGTGTTGGCCACTACATCCGATCAAAG gCACCGAAACGAGCATTAAAGAAGTGGAAAGATAAAGATGAGCCCACcaaaaagctgctgctgtctggcATCAGTACCATGTTGAAGGTGGAGTGCTGCGCCAGTGCAACTCACACCATGGATGATATAGATTTGGTTGGATATTCTATGTACAAGAGTATCAAGGGAGTGGACTGCACATTCCCAAG TGGGTATGATGGCTTGATCAGCCACTTGATGTCAGAGCTCCCCCCTGACTTGGTGACCTACAATCGACCTGTTCGCTGTGTCCACTGGAACGGCACAGAGGGCGGAGTAAATCCTGTAACTGTGGAGTGCGACGATGGGGagaggattgctgctgatcacgTTATTCTTACAGTGCCTCTGG gatACCTCAAGAAGCACCACTCAACCCtgttctctcctcctctcccaaCCCACAAGCTGGACTCTATTCACCAACTAGGATTTGGTACATGTGATAAAATATATGTTGAGTTTGAATCACCGTGGTGGGATGCTGACTGTGAGGTCATCTACTTGGTGTGGAAAGATGAG GAAAATATTTCAGACCAAGTGTCGGATAAAATCCAATCCTGGACTAGGAAGATACCAGCATTCACTGTGATCAAACCCTCTGAAAA GGGTAGCCATGTTCTCTGCGGCTGGATCGCTGGCCTTGAGGCGGAGTACATGGAGACACTTCCTGAGGAGGAAATCAGGCGTTCCATCACAGAGctcattcacacattcacag gaGACCGTACCATCACACCAAAGAGAATCCTGTGTACACGGTGGTTTAATGATCCCTGGACGTGTGGATCCTACTGCCACCCAGCTTTACGTTGTTCAGCAAAGGATCTTCAGAACATGAAGGAGCCCTTGCCTGTGAAGGGAAAGTCGTCACAG CCTCTGCAGGTGTTGTTTGCTGGAGAGGCAACTCATCCTTGCTACTACTCCACCGTCCACGGAGCACTTCAGACTGGGTGGAGAGAAGCTGACAGACTCATCTCTCACCACTCTTCTGGCAGTCTATTAAACCAGTCAGGCCAGAAAGTTAAAGTATAG
- the sprn gene encoding shadow of prion protein — translation MNQLVASCWTCLLLCAFLCEPALSKGGRGGSRGSSRGSPSRSSTAGTFRGGGAYGGTRSRFRAAGRTSPVRVAAAAAAGAAVALTADKWYASAYRRSDTDSSEEELDYYNRTNYFDALMSSSTQNGSLLSQIVSIFIATLSPKCGLLLDFVL, via the coding sequence ATGAATCAGCTGGTTGCATCGTGCTGGACTTGCCTCCTGCTCTGCGCTTTCCTGTGTGAGCCTGCGTTGTCGAAAGGAGGTCGTGGAGGATCGCGGGGCTCATCTCGCGGATCTCCCTCGCGCAGCTCCACAGCTGGCACCTTCCGGGGAGGGGGGGCCTACGGTGGGACTCGCTCCCGCTTTCGGGCAGCAGGTCGGACGTCCCCAGTGAGGGTggcagcagcggcagcagctggagcagcGGTGGCGTTAACGGCGGATAAATGGTACGCGTCTGCATACCGCCGCAGCGATACCGACAGCTCCGAAGAAGAGCTGGATTACTACAACAGGACCAACTATTTTGATGCGCTCATGTCAAGCTCAACTCAAAATGGATCTCTCCTTTCTCAAATAGTTTCCATCTTTATTGCAACATTATCCCCAAAATGTGGACTCTTACTGGACTTTGTACTGTAG